Proteins encoded by one window of Salvia splendens isolate huo1 chromosome 5, SspV2, whole genome shotgun sequence:
- the LOC121803162 gene encoding uncharacterized protein At5g23160-like, with protein MAAAKKGRRKHSRCSFLCSFASCFGVSNKVSADHSDRKSVSARRCAIPVNDPSETAKTSTSEILDVEQHEEVKKKKNATSSADQPIITNKRHENRDESSAITTSSIVKSAEEENGAVNEATTSQRKLSHSVSLPLPHQRKQNPPPGEFDSTVGAVIVSATLVVTVIWGKFWAIVCATAWFYFVPRIRAKMEESYGDKLESGESEGVDFDSWEYKKKVKVMLHVVVGIIE; from the exons aTGGCTGCCGCcaaaaagggaagaagaaaacACAGTAGATGCAGCTTCCTCTGCTCCTTTGCAAGCTGCTTCGGCGTTTCCAACAAAGTCTCCGCCGATCATAGCGACAGAAAATCGGTCTCCGCCCGCCGCTGTGCTATTCCGGTCAACGATCCGTCGGAGACCGCGAAGACTTCGACCAGCGAAATTCTCGATGTCGAACAACACGAAGAggtaaagaagaagaagaacgcAACTTCATCTGCAGATCAACCAATCATCACTAACAAG AGACACGAAAATCGAGATGAATCAAGTGCAATAACAACGAGCTCGATTGTAAAATCGGCGGAAGAAGAGAACGGCGCCGTCAATGAGGCGACGACGAGCCAACGCAAGCTGTCACACTCGGTTTCTCTGCCTCTGCCGCATCAGAGGAAACAGAATCCGCCGCCCGGCGAATTCGACTCGACGGTTGGCGCGGTGATCGTGTCGGCGACTTTGGTGGTGACGGTGATTTGGGGCAAATTTTGGGCGATTGTGTGTGCGACGGCGTGGTTTTACTTCGTGCCTCGAATTAGGGCGAAAATGGAGGAATCGTACGGCGATAAATTGGAGAGCGGTGAAAGCGAGGGTGTTGATTTTGATTCGTGGGAGTATAAGAAAAAG GTAAAAGTTATGTTACACGTAGTTGTTGGAATAATTGAgtga